A single region of the Streptomyces sp. NBC_00425 genome encodes:
- a CDS encoding acetyl-CoA C-acetyltransferase has protein sequence MSPSEPSRLKLVEPSLRSPSEPPRARRVAIVGGSRIPFARSDGPYATASNQEMLTAAVNGLVSRYALDVPGVVGEVVAGAVLKHSRDFNLARETVLGSKLDPRTPAYDIQQACGTGLQAVIAAANKIALGQTDSAIAGGADTASDAPLGVNDRLRRILLEARRAKTTGARLKALAQIRPSHLIPEIPRNAEPRTGLSMGEHAAVTARVWGVEREAQDVLAAASHQRLAAAYERGFFDDLVVPFHDLARDQNLRPDSTVEKLARLKPVFGVDGPEPTMTAGNSTPLTDGAAVVLLASEEWAEARGLEPLAYLTAYETAAVDFVRGDAADGGNGTGDGLLMAPAYAVPRMLERAGLGMEDFDLVEVHEAFASQVLATLAAWEKQGLAPVDRDRLNVAGSSLATGHPFAATGARIVATLAKLLTEQHGPSRGLISVCAAGGQGVTAILERA, from the coding sequence ATGAGTCCCTCGGAGCCGTCACGGCTGAAGCTGGTGGAGCCCTCGCTCCGGAGTCCTTCCGAGCCCCCGCGCGCCCGCCGCGTCGCGATCGTCGGCGGCTCGCGCATCCCCTTCGCCCGCTCTGACGGCCCCTACGCCACCGCCTCCAACCAGGAGATGCTGACGGCGGCGGTGAACGGGCTGGTGAGCCGGTACGCCCTCGACGTCCCCGGCGTGGTGGGCGAGGTGGTCGCCGGAGCCGTCCTCAAGCACAGCCGTGACTTCAACCTGGCCCGTGAGACCGTCCTCGGCTCGAAGCTCGACCCCCGCACCCCCGCCTACGACATCCAACAGGCCTGCGGCACCGGCCTGCAGGCCGTGATCGCCGCCGCCAACAAGATCGCCCTCGGCCAGACCGACTCGGCGATCGCGGGCGGCGCGGACACCGCGAGCGACGCGCCGCTGGGCGTCAACGACCGACTGCGGCGCATCCTCCTGGAGGCCCGCCGGGCGAAGACGACCGGAGCCCGCCTCAAGGCGCTCGCACAGATCCGCCCCTCCCATCTGATCCCCGAGATCCCGCGCAACGCCGAACCGCGCACCGGTCTGTCCATGGGCGAGCACGCCGCGGTCACCGCCCGCGTCTGGGGCGTCGAGCGGGAGGCCCAGGACGTGCTGGCGGCCGCCAGTCACCAGCGCCTCGCCGCCGCCTACGAGCGCGGCTTCTTCGACGACCTCGTCGTCCCGTTCCACGACCTGGCCCGCGACCAGAACCTGCGGCCGGACTCCACCGTCGAGAAACTGGCCCGGCTGAAGCCGGTGTTCGGCGTCGACGGCCCCGAACCCACCATGACGGCAGGCAACTCGACGCCGCTGACGGACGGCGCCGCGGTCGTCCTCCTCGCCTCCGAGGAGTGGGCCGAGGCCCGCGGTCTGGAGCCGCTCGCCTACCTGACGGCCTACGAGACGGCGGCCGTGGACTTCGTGCGCGGCGACGCGGCCGACGGCGGAAACGGGACCGGCGACGGCCTGCTGATGGCTCCCGCGTACGCCGTCCCGCGGATGCTGGAACGGGCCGGCCTCGGCATGGAGGACTTCGACCTGGTGGAGGTCCACGAGGCCTTCGCCTCCCAGGTGCTGGCGACGCTGGCGGCCTGGGAGAAGCAGGGCCTCGCCCCGGTCGACCGGGACCGGCTGAACGTCGCCGGCTCCTCGCTCGCCACCGGCCATCCCTTCGCGGCGACCGGCGCCCGCATCGTCGCGACGCTCGCCAAGCTGCTCACCGAGCAGCACGGACCCTCGCGCGGTCTGATCTCCGTCTGCGCGGCGGGCGGTCAGGGTGTGACGGCGATCCTGGAGCGGGCGTGA
- a CDS encoding AMP-dependent synthetase/ligase, whose protein sequence is MSTPYSAAGSAYADPDAPPVLVEPETRRLDGAVREASLPALARPVTYGSLADLPYDNAAAVPESVVLSRRGADGHWSDITAERFAAQVHAVARGLIAEGLAPGDRLAIMARTTYEWTLLDFAAWAAGLVTVPVYPTSSVFQTRWILQDSGAVALVTETAGQAAALGPERDRLPDLQHMWVMEKGHVDRLIEAGERVPDAEVEIRRGMLVPDTLATLIYTSGTTGRPKGCALTHGNFFAEVDNAIELLYPVFKAKNDDELSVLLFLPMSHVFGRMVAIACIRARVRLGHAPSLKADQLLPDLAAFRPTCLLAIPYMLEKIFNTARAKAEAGGKLSSFDRAVGVARRYGEAVEAQKTGAGSGPGATLRAARALYDPLVYRRIRNAMGGRVRHAICGGSPLGRRLSAFYLGAGIEIYEGYGLTETTGASTVTPPMKPRLGTVGWPLPGTRIRIAADGEILIAGDHVLRGYWDPAAGGVVPGAPDGWLATGDLGTLDDEGYLTITGRKKEMIITAGGKSVAPAPLENWLRSHPLISQAMVLGDGRPYVSALLTLDPDGLTHWRHMNGKHPVPAELLIGDAELDAVLQRAVDEANKLVSRPESIRRFVILPTDFTEQAGHLTPSMKLRREAVLRDFAEQVEGLYEK, encoded by the coding sequence GTGTCCACCCCGTACTCAGCCGCCGGCTCGGCCTACGCCGACCCCGACGCTCCTCCCGTCCTCGTGGAACCCGAGACGCGACGACTGGACGGCGCCGTGCGCGAGGCGTCCCTGCCCGCCCTCGCCCGCCCGGTGACGTACGGCTCGCTCGCCGACCTGCCCTACGACAACGCGGCGGCCGTCCCCGAGTCGGTGGTCCTCAGCCGCCGTGGAGCGGACGGGCACTGGAGCGACATCACGGCGGAACGCTTCGCCGCGCAGGTCCACGCCGTGGCCCGCGGGCTGATCGCGGAGGGGCTGGCGCCCGGCGACCGGCTCGCCATCATGGCCCGCACGACCTACGAGTGGACCCTGCTCGACTTCGCGGCCTGGGCGGCCGGCCTGGTCACCGTGCCCGTCTACCCGACCTCCTCGGTCTTCCAGACCCGCTGGATCCTCCAGGACTCCGGCGCGGTCGCCCTCGTCACCGAGACCGCCGGCCAGGCGGCGGCCCTCGGCCCGGAGCGCGACCGGCTGCCCGACCTCCAGCACATGTGGGTCATGGAGAAAGGGCATGTGGACCGGCTGATCGAGGCGGGCGAACGGGTGCCGGACGCCGAGGTCGAGATCCGCCGCGGAATGCTCGTCCCCGACACGCTCGCCACCCTCATCTACACCTCCGGCACCACCGGCCGGCCCAAGGGCTGCGCCCTCACCCACGGCAACTTCTTCGCCGAGGTCGACAACGCGATCGAACTCCTCTACCCGGTCTTCAAGGCCAAGAACGACGACGAGCTCTCCGTCCTCCTCTTCCTCCCCATGTCGCACGTCTTCGGCCGGATGGTCGCCATCGCCTGCATCCGCGCCCGCGTCCGCCTCGGCCACGCCCCGAGCCTGAAGGCGGACCAACTCCTGCCTGACCTGGCGGCCTTCAGACCCACCTGTCTGCTGGCCATCCCGTACATGCTGGAGAAGATCTTCAACACCGCCCGGGCGAAGGCCGAGGCGGGCGGCAAGCTGTCCTCCTTCGACCGGGCCGTGGGCGTGGCCCGCCGCTACGGCGAGGCAGTCGAGGCGCAGAAGACCGGCGCGGGATCCGGCCCGGGGGCCACCCTGCGCGCTGCCCGCGCCCTCTACGACCCGCTCGTCTACCGCCGCATCCGCAACGCCATGGGCGGCAGGGTCCGCCACGCCATCTGCGGCGGCTCCCCCCTCGGCCGGCGCCTCTCCGCCTTCTACCTCGGCGCGGGCATCGAGATCTACGAGGGCTACGGCCTCACCGAGACCACGGGCGCGTCCACGGTGACCCCGCCGATGAAACCCCGTCTGGGCACGGTGGGCTGGCCGCTGCCCGGCACGAGGATCCGCATCGCGGCGGACGGCGAGATCCTCATCGCCGGCGACCACGTGCTGCGCGGCTACTGGGACCCGGCGGCCGGCGGAGTGGTCCCCGGCGCCCCCGACGGCTGGCTCGCCACCGGCGACCTCGGCACGCTCGACGACGAGGGCTATCTGACGATCACCGGCCGCAAGAAGGAGATGATCATCACGGCCGGCGGCAAGAGCGTCGCCCCCGCGCCGCTGGAGAACTGGCTGCGCTCGCACCCCCTGATCTCCCAGGCCATGGTCCTCGGCGACGGCCGCCCCTACGTCTCCGCCCTGCTCACCCTCGACCCCGACGGCCTCACCCACTGGCGGCACATGAACGGCAAGCACCCGGTGCCGGCGGAACTGCTCATCGGCGACGCGGAACTCGACGCGGTGCTCCAGCGGGCGGTCGACGAGGCCAACAAGCTGGTCTCCCGCCCCGAGTCGATCCGCCGCTTCGTCATCCTGCCGACCGACTTCACCGAACAGGCCGGCCACCTCACCCCGTCGATGAAACTCCGCCGCGAGGCGGTCCTCCGCGACTTCGCGGAACAGGTGGAGGGGCTGTACGAGAAGTGA
- the kstD gene encoding 3-oxosteroid 1-dehydrogenase produces the protein MTMSADPVRPPESAPPLSRPSRRTVLGAAAGGGLVLAAGRPAAAADLPLLGTYDVVVVGSGAAGMTAALTATRQGLSCVVVEKAATFGGSAARSGAGIWIPNNPVILAAGVPDTPAKAAAYLAAVVGPEVPADRQRAFLAHGPAMLASVMAHSPLRFRWMEGYSDYYPELPGGLPNGRSVEPDQLDGNLLGADLARLNPSYLQVPAGMVVFSADYKWLNLTAVSVRGAAVAAECLARGTKAALLGQKPLTMGQSLAGGLRLGLRAAGVPLWLSSPLTDLHVENGAVVGAVITRDGAPGLVRARRGVVVGSGGFEHDAAMRAQYQRRPIGEWSVGAKENTGDGIRAGQRLGADLALMDDAWWGPAIPLPGQPWFCLAERTLPGGLLVNAAGRRFVNEAGPYSDVVHTMYDQNPTDPAIPAWLITDQNYRNRYLFKDVAPTFPFPADWYSSGAAHKAWSLDALAAAIGVPGPALRATVDRFNSLALRGDDTDFGRGDSAYDHYYTDPGVLPNSCLAPLWLPPFHAFRIVPGDLGTKGGLRTDARARVLRPDGSVIPGLYAAGNASAAVMGHSYAGAGSTIGPAMTFGYIAALDLAGVL, from the coding sequence ATGACCATGAGCGCGGACCCTGTGAGACCACCCGAGAGCGCACCGCCGCTCAGCCGTCCCTCGCGCAGGACGGTGCTCGGCGCCGCCGCGGGCGGCGGGCTCGTCCTCGCCGCCGGCCGGCCGGCCGCCGCCGCCGACCTGCCCCTGCTCGGCACGTACGACGTCGTCGTGGTCGGTTCCGGCGCGGCCGGGATGACCGCCGCGCTGACCGCGACCCGGCAGGGGCTGAGCTGTGTGGTGGTCGAGAAGGCGGCCACCTTCGGGGGCTCGGCCGCCCGGTCCGGCGCCGGGATCTGGATCCCGAACAACCCGGTGATCCTCGCGGCAGGCGTCCCCGACACCCCCGCGAAGGCAGCCGCCTACCTGGCCGCGGTCGTCGGCCCGGAGGTCCCCGCCGACCGGCAGCGCGCCTTCCTCGCACACGGCCCGGCGATGCTCGCCTCCGTGATGGCCCACAGCCCGCTGCGCTTCCGCTGGATGGAGGGCTACAGCGACTACTACCCGGAGCTGCCCGGGGGCCTCCCGAACGGCCGCTCCGTGGAGCCCGACCAGCTCGACGGCAACCTCCTCGGCGCGGACCTGGCCCGCCTCAACCCCTCGTACCTCCAGGTCCCGGCCGGGATGGTGGTCTTCAGCGCCGACTACAAGTGGCTCAACCTGACCGCCGTCAGCGTGCGGGGCGCCGCTGTCGCCGCCGAGTGCCTGGCCCGGGGCACCAAGGCCGCGCTCCTCGGCCAGAAGCCGCTCACCATGGGCCAGTCCCTGGCGGGCGGCCTGCGGCTCGGGCTGCGCGCCGCCGGAGTGCCGCTCTGGCTCTCCAGCCCGCTCACCGACCTGCACGTCGAAAACGGAGCCGTCGTCGGCGCGGTGATCACCCGCGACGGGGCGCCCGGCCTGGTGCGGGCCCGGCGCGGGGTCGTCGTCGGCTCCGGCGGTTTCGAGCACGACGCGGCGATGCGAGCCCAGTACCAGCGCCGGCCCATCGGCGAGTGGAGCGTCGGCGCGAAGGAGAACACCGGGGACGGCATCCGGGCCGGGCAGCGGCTCGGCGCCGACCTCGCCCTCATGGACGACGCCTGGTGGGGCCCGGCGATCCCGCTCCCCGGCCAGCCCTGGTTCTGCCTCGCCGAACGCACCCTCCCCGGCGGACTCCTGGTCAACGCGGCCGGCCGACGCTTCGTCAACGAGGCCGGCCCCTACAGCGACGTCGTCCACACCATGTACGACCAGAACCCGACCGACCCCGCGATCCCGGCCTGGCTGATCACCGACCAGAACTACCGCAACCGCTACCTGTTCAAGGACGTGGCCCCGACCTTCCCGTTCCCGGCCGACTGGTACAGCTCGGGCGCCGCGCACAAGGCCTGGTCCCTGGACGCCCTCGCCGCCGCCATCGGCGTCCCGGGGCCCGCCCTGCGCGCCACCGTCGACCGCTTCAACTCGCTCGCGCTGCGGGGCGACGACACCGACTTCGGGCGGGGCGACAGCGCGTACGACCACTACTACACGGACCCGGGAGTCCTTCCGAATTCCTGCCTGGCCCCCCTGTGGCTGCCTCCGTTCCACGCCTTCCGCATCGTCCCCGGAGACCTCGGCACCAAGGGCGGCCTGCGTACCGACGCCCGCGCGCGGGTGCTGCGACCCGACGGCTCGGTGATCCCGGGTCTGTACGCCGCCGGCAACGCCAGCGCGGCGGTCATGGGCCACAGCTACGCCGGCGCCGGTTCGACCATCGGACCCGCGATGACCTTCGGCTACATCGCGGCCCTCGACCTCGCCGGGGTGCTCTAG
- a CDS encoding GNAT family N-acetyltransferase, which yields MSLTFTLDPAVTPALRDGVLDLWTDVSNAGGAVGFVAPVSRDEIRPDLVRHLAAIAEGRNRLLVGQDASGQVAATAFFAFNSHRLQTHWVMLYTVMVHPRHQGKGYGRDLLAAAADAARGFDGVEAIRLGCRGGLGLERFYGSCGYKEVGRVPGAIRVAPGDDRDDITMLLPLT from the coding sequence GTGTCCCTTACTTTCACCCTCGATCCCGCTGTCACCCCGGCCCTGCGCGACGGCGTCCTCGACCTGTGGACGGACGTCTCCAACGCGGGCGGCGCGGTCGGGTTCGTCGCGCCCGTGTCACGTGACGAGATCCGGCCGGATCTGGTCCGGCACCTCGCTGCCATCGCCGAGGGCCGCAACCGGCTGCTCGTCGGTCAGGACGCGTCGGGTCAGGTTGCGGCGACCGCGTTCTTCGCCTTCAACAGCCATCGCCTCCAGACCCATTGGGTGATGCTGTACACGGTGATGGTGCACCCCCGTCACCAGGGCAAGGGGTACGGTCGCGACCTGCTGGCCGCCGCCGCGGACGCGGCCCGCGGCTTCGACGGCGTCGAGGCGATCCGGCTCGGCTGCCGCGGCGGACTCGGCCTGGAGCGGTTCTACGGCTCCTGCGGCTACAAGGAGGTCGGCCGGGTGCCCGGTGCGATCCGGGTCGCGCCGGGCGACGACCGCGACGACATCACCATGCTGCTGCCGCTGACATGA
- a CDS encoding 3-oxoacyl-ACP reductase codes for MADRYLSFTATAPGRFLTRRLGLPQPAALLRWSAERPSLTGSLIHLTAGRSTLGLAPVLARAGLPLHDGEGAGAADVPGPAAVVLDATGVRDVDALAEVHAALHPVVRSVAASGRIVVLGAPLDPDDHCQAAVQQALEGFVRSLGKEVGRGRTVNLVRLTDAQAAESTLRFLLSPKSAYVSGQVIGVGAAGAPGSEDPDDWSLPLAGRTALVTGGARGIGAAVAERLAGDGARVVVLDVPQAEDDARRVAERLGGAALALDITAADAGERIAAELPGGLDALIHNAGITRDRRLVNMPAERWSSVLDVNLASVLRTTDTLLAKGVLRPGGRIVATASIAGLAGNAGQTNYGASKAGIAGLVRTLAPHALAEHGVTVNAVAPGFIETRMTAAVPLFIREAGRRMNSLAQGGLPVDVAETTAWLAHPASGAVNGQVVRVCGQSLLGA; via the coding sequence ATGGCCGACCGCTATCTGAGCTTCACCGCCACCGCACCGGGCCGCTTCCTCACCCGCAGGCTCGGTCTGCCGCAACCGGCGGCGCTGCTGCGCTGGTCAGCCGAACGCCCCTCCCTCACCGGCTCCTTGATCCACCTTACGGCCGGGAGGTCCACACTCGGACTCGCGCCGGTACTGGCCCGCGCCGGCCTGCCGCTCCACGACGGCGAGGGCGCCGGCGCAGCCGACGTCCCCGGCCCCGCCGCCGTCGTCCTCGACGCGACCGGCGTCCGGGACGTCGACGCCCTCGCCGAGGTGCACGCCGCCCTGCACCCGGTGGTGCGGTCGGTCGCCGCGAGCGGCCGGATCGTCGTCCTCGGCGCGCCCCTCGACCCCGACGACCACTGCCAGGCAGCCGTACAGCAGGCCCTGGAAGGGTTCGTGCGCTCCCTCGGCAAGGAGGTCGGACGCGGCAGGACCGTCAACCTGGTCCGGCTGACCGACGCACAGGCCGCCGAGTCCACGCTGCGCTTCCTCCTCTCCCCCAAGTCGGCCTACGTCAGCGGGCAGGTGATCGGCGTGGGCGCCGCCGGCGCCCCCGGCTCCGAAGACCCCGACGACTGGTCGCTCCCCCTCGCCGGCCGCACCGCGCTCGTCACCGGCGGCGCCCGGGGGATCGGCGCGGCCGTCGCCGAGCGGCTGGCCGGGGACGGCGCCCGGGTCGTCGTCCTCGACGTGCCGCAGGCCGAGGACGACGCCCGCCGGGTCGCCGAACGGCTGGGCGGCGCCGCCCTCGCGCTCGACATCACGGCGGCCGACGCGGGCGAGCGGATCGCCGCCGAACTGCCCGGCGGGCTCGACGCTCTGATCCACAACGCGGGGATCACCCGGGACCGACGACTGGTCAACATGCCTGCCGAACGCTGGAGTTCGGTGCTCGACGTCAACCTGGCCAGCGTGCTGCGCACCACGGACACGCTGCTCGCCAAGGGCGTGCTGCGACCGGGCGGGCGGATCGTCGCCACCGCCTCCATCGCAGGACTCGCGGGCAACGCGGGCCAGACGAACTACGGCGCGAGCAAGGCGGGGATCGCGGGACTCGTGCGCACCCTGGCGCCCCACGCGCTCGCGGAGCACGGGGTCACGGTGAACGCGGTGGCGCCCGGCTTCATCGAGACCAGGATGACCGCCGCGGTGCCGCTGTTCATCCGCGAGGCGGGCCGGCGTATGAACTCCCTGGCGCAGGGCGGGCTGCCCGTCGACGTCGCCGAGACGACGGCGTGGCTCGCGCACCCCGCCTCCGGCGCGGTCAACGGGCAGGTCGTGCGGGTGTGCGGCCAGAGCCTGCTGGGGGCGTAG
- a CDS encoding cold-shock protein has protein sequence MATGTVKWFNAEKGFGFIAQEGGGPDVFVHYSAINAQGFRSLEENQQVSFDVTQGPKGPQAENVTPV, from the coding sequence ATGGCTACCGGAACCGTGAAGTGGTTCAACGCCGAAAAGGGCTTTGGCTTCATCGCCCAGGAAGGCGGCGGCCCCGACGTCTTCGTCCACTACTCCGCGATCAACGCGCAGGGCTTCCGCTCGCTCGAGGAGAACCAGCAGGTCTCCTTCGACGTGACGCAGGGCCCGAAGGGTCCCCAGGCGGAGAACGTCACCCCCGTCTGA
- a CDS encoding GNAT family N-acetyltransferase, with the protein MIDDTVRLRPVREDDLPMLEQFMLDPEAAGTFSWFGWTDPGRMRRRWAENGMLSVDGGQLMVASGTEPLGFVAWRRIVTVPQSSYWNIGIQLLPRAQGRGVGTQAQRLLARYLFAHTPAVRIEAHTDVENIAEQRALEKAGFTREGVLRSVVFRDGRWRDSLSYSVLRDDAP; encoded by the coding sequence GTGATCGATGACACCGTGCGACTGCGCCCCGTCCGCGAGGACGATCTGCCGATGCTGGAACAGTTCATGCTCGACCCCGAGGCCGCCGGGACGTTCTCGTGGTTCGGCTGGACGGACCCCGGGCGAATGCGGCGGCGCTGGGCCGAGAACGGCATGCTGTCCGTCGACGGAGGCCAGTTGATGGTGGCGTCCGGCACGGAACCGCTCGGCTTCGTGGCCTGGCGCAGGATCGTCACCGTGCCCCAGTCGTCCTACTGGAACATAGGCATCCAACTGCTGCCGCGGGCCCAGGGCCGCGGCGTCGGCACGCAGGCCCAGCGCCTGCTGGCCCGCTACCTGTTCGCGCACACGCCCGCCGTGCGGATCGAGGCGCACACCGATGTGGAGAACATCGCCGAGCAACGCGCGCTGGAGAAGGCCGGTTTCACCCGCGAGGGCGTGCTGCGCAGCGTCGTGTTCCGCGACGGCCGCTGGCGCGACAGCCTGTCCTACAGCGTGCTGCGCGACGACGCACCCTGA
- a CDS encoding TetR/AcrR family transcriptional regulator — translation MGAVKTKRMPRAVREQQMLDAAVETFGRRGYMAASMDEIAELAGVSKPLVYLYLNSKEDLFTACIRREAKALVEAVRTGVRTDLPADRQLWDGLRAFFAHTGRHPHAWSVLHLQARTHGEPFAGEVAAMRKEIVAFVTQLIAIAAREALPHPRLRSGGGTPTDPDLPEREVAGLAEALVGAAESLAAWANTDDAVSSHQAAATLMNFAWAGLGNLMNGRPWSPPAA, via the coding sequence ATGGGTGCCGTGAAGACCAAGCGGATGCCGCGTGCGGTCCGTGAGCAGCAGATGCTGGACGCCGCCGTGGAGACCTTCGGCCGCCGCGGCTACATGGCCGCGTCGATGGACGAGATCGCGGAGCTCGCGGGCGTGTCCAAGCCGTTGGTGTACCTGTACCTGAACTCCAAGGAAGACCTGTTCACCGCCTGCATCCGGCGGGAGGCCAAGGCCCTCGTCGAGGCGGTGCGCACCGGCGTCCGCACCGATCTGCCCGCCGACCGCCAGCTCTGGGACGGGCTGCGGGCGTTCTTCGCGCACACCGGACGGCATCCGCACGCCTGGTCCGTCCTGCACCTCCAGGCCCGCACGCACGGCGAGCCCTTCGCCGGCGAGGTCGCGGCGATGCGCAAGGAGATCGTCGCGTTCGTGACGCAGCTGATCGCGATAGCGGCCCGGGAAGCCCTCCCCCACCCTCGGCTGCGCTCGGGCGGGGGGACCCCCACCGACCCCGACCTGCCCGAACGCGAGGTCGCCGGGCTCGCCGAGGCCCTGGTCGGGGCCGCCGAGTCGCTCGCCGCCTGGGCCAACACCGACGACGCCGTCTCCTCGCACCAGGCGGCGGCCACCCTGATGAACTTCGCCTGGGCGGGCCTCGGCAACCTCATGAACGGCCGCCCCTGGTCCCCACCGGCCGCCTGA
- a CDS encoding class I SAM-dependent DNA methyltransferase, which yields MTAPDFVTTTRAFYDAVAEDYAELFVDELAARPLERAVLCAYAELVGAGGRVADLGCGPGRTTARLASLGLDVSGLDLSESMLAIARRENPGIRFEQGSMLELDFPDGALAGAVSFYSTIHTPLDELPALFAELHRVLAPGGHLLLAFQVGDEPRHHHRPWGHPVSLDFERRRPEAMAALLAGAGFTVLSRTVREPDASLDEPTPQALLIARRPPETEAASPAPEPGSDA from the coding sequence ATGACCGCTCCCGACTTCGTCACCACCACGCGCGCGTTCTACGACGCCGTCGCCGAGGACTACGCCGAGCTGTTCGTCGACGAGCTCGCCGCGAGGCCGCTCGAGCGGGCCGTCCTCTGCGCCTACGCCGAACTCGTCGGGGCCGGCGGCCGGGTGGCCGACCTGGGTTGCGGTCCCGGCCGTACGACGGCGCGGCTCGCCTCGCTCGGGCTCGACGTGTCCGGGCTCGACCTGTCGGAGTCGATGCTGGCGATCGCCCGGCGCGAGAACCCGGGGATCCGGTTCGAACAGGGCTCGATGCTGGAGCTGGACTTCCCCGACGGCGCCCTGGCCGGAGCCGTCTCCTTCTACTCGACCATCCACACCCCGCTGGACGAGTTGCCCGCCCTCTTCGCCGAACTCCACCGCGTCCTGGCCCCCGGCGGCCATCTCCTGCTGGCCTTCCAGGTCGGCGACGAGCCCCGGCACCACCACCGCCCCTGGGGCCACCCGGTCTCCCTCGACTTCGAGCGCCGGCGCCCGGAGGCGATGGCCGCGCTGCTGGCCGGGGCCGGCTTCACCGTGCTGTCGCGCACGGTGCGGGAGCCGGACGCGAGCCTGGACGAGCCGACCCCCCAGGCACTCCTCATCGCGCGCAGGCCCCCGGAGACGGAGGCCGCGTCCCCCGCCCCCGAACCCGGTTCGGACGCCTAG
- a CDS encoding MaoC/PaaZ C-terminal domain-containing protein, whose translation MRTPATPTTLTALPSLGPLFARGALRSPFKHPRPGVSFSGAGDRLVLPGLRVDPTRLAAYERVCGFPTGEDSLPLTYPHVLGFPLAMKVMSGRDFPLPLLGLVHTSIEITRRTSLASAGTYELSVYVEELAPHRRGTEAVVVTELRQDGETVWESTSRYLARHATEAAPAAGEPEPCAPPVLDEWRLAADVGRRYGAASGDRNPIHLHPLTARLFGFPRAIAHGMWTVARCLAAHGVPQQARVRADFRAPVLLPGTVSFASDGARFALCGTGDPARIHVTGRVDPLPDPLPRTGPAHTP comes from the coding sequence GTGCGCACGCCCGCCACGCCGACGACCCTGACCGCGCTTCCGTCCCTCGGCCCGCTGTTCGCCCGCGGCGCGCTGCGCTCCCCCTTCAAGCACCCCCGCCCGGGAGTCTCCTTCTCCGGCGCCGGGGACCGCCTCGTGCTGCCCGGCCTGCGCGTGGACCCGACCCGGCTCGCCGCCTACGAGCGCGTCTGCGGCTTCCCGACCGGCGAGGACTCGCTGCCGCTCACCTACCCGCACGTCCTGGGCTTCCCGCTGGCCATGAAGGTCATGAGCGGCCGGGACTTCCCGCTCCCGCTGCTCGGCCTCGTCCACACGTCGATCGAGATCACCCGCCGCACCTCGCTCGCGTCCGCCGGGACCTACGAACTCTCGGTGTACGTCGAGGAGTTGGCACCGCACCGGCGCGGGACGGAGGCCGTCGTGGTCACCGAGCTGCGGCAGGACGGCGAGACCGTGTGGGAGTCGACGAGCAGATACCTCGCCCGGCACGCCACCGAGGCCGCGCCCGCCGCCGGGGAGCCGGAGCCCTGCGCGCCGCCGGTGCTCGACGAGTGGCGGCTCGCCGCCGACGTCGGCCGGCGCTACGGCGCCGCCTCCGGCGACCGCAACCCCATCCACCTCCACCCGCTCACCGCCCGGCTCTTCGGCTTCCCCCGGGCCATCGCGCACGGCATGTGGACCGTCGCCCGCTGCCTCGCCGCCCACGGCGTCCCGCAGCAGGCACGGGTCCGGGCCGACTTCCGGGCCCCTGTCCTGCTCCCCGGCACGGTGTCGTTCGCCTCGGACGGCGCCCGGTTCGCCCTGTGCGGCACGGGAGACCCGGCCCGGATCCATGTGACGGGACGCGTGGATCCCCTGCCCGACCCGCTCCCGCGCACGGGCCCCGCGCACACACCGTGA
- a CDS encoding DUF4229 domain-containing protein, translated as MLRYTLMRLGVFAGCLLAVWGLVYSGVVPRGLGDSNGMWIVLLALVISAPISFVVLRKERDRASVTVVERVDRMKANLDANRAQEDEAVDSAHARGRAQEQAS; from the coding sequence ATGCTCCGCTACACGCTGATGCGCCTCGGTGTCTTCGCGGGCTGCCTCCTGGCCGTCTGGGGACTCGTCTACTCGGGCGTCGTCCCGCGCGGCCTCGGTGACTCCAACGGCATGTGGATCGTCCTGCTGGCCCTGGTGATCTCCGCGCCGATCAGTTTCGTCGTGCTGCGCAAGGAGCGCGACCGCGCCTCGGTGACCGTCGTCGAGCGAGTGGACCGTATGAAGGCCAACCTCGACGCCAACCGGGCCCAGGAGGACGAGGCGGTCGACTCGGCCCACGCCCGGGGCCGGGCACAGGAGCAGGCGTCCTGA